In one Sesamum indicum cultivar Zhongzhi No. 13 linkage group LG12, S_indicum_v1.0, whole genome shotgun sequence genomic region, the following are encoded:
- the LOC105175327 gene encoding LOW QUALITY PROTEIN: probable F-box protein At4g22030 (The sequence of the model RefSeq protein was modified relative to this genomic sequence to represent the inferred CDS: inserted 2 bases in 1 codon), whose translation MATLNSSVSCCSSSKQRGIIKAAINIPRRVANISLPGLRTGGLVEEMELHRCVEKQLSPVKISTIKRNENNGPDPVVMAKLYAILEAVADRVEMHKNIGDQRTNWNSLLLISINSLTLAAATMAGXPISGGAPAAAMKLSSTSLYVAATGMLSIMNKIQPSQLAEEQRNAARLFKQLQNQIQTIISIGNPTVVDVKEMMEKVLALDKAYPLPLLGAMLEKFPAKVEPAVWWPEQRRKQSKGNTGYNGWNGKLEEEMREIVKVIRIKDKEDYLRLGTKALNLNKVLSVAGPVLTGLAAVGSSLVGSPSHGNWAVVLGVVGGALASVVNSLEHGGQVGMVFEMYRSNAGFFKLMEESIESNLREEERERRENGEVFEMKVGLQLGRSLSQLRDLAAAASVKGEDIEEFASKLF comes from the exons atggcAACCTTGAATTCATCAGTCTCTTGTTGTTCCTCCTCCAAGCAAAGAGGAATTATTAAGGCTGCTATCAATATCCCGAGGCGGGTCGCCAATATTTCTCTTCCGGGCCTCCGGACTGGAGGGCTGGTGGAGGAAATGGAACTGCATAGGTGTGTGGAGAAGCAGTTGAGCCCTGTTAAGATCAGTACAATCaagagaaatgaaaataacGGGCCGGATCCGGTGGTGATGGCGAAGCTTTACGCCATACTGGAAGCAGTTGCTGATAGAGTGGAGATGCACAAGAATATTGGAGACCAGAGAACCAATTGGAACAGTCTTCTTTTGATATCCATCAACTCTCTCACTCTCGCGGCTGCCACGATGGCGGG CCCCATCAGCGGCGGTGCTCCTGCTGCCGCTATGAAACTTTCTTCCACCTCCTTGTACGTGGCGGCGACTGGTATGCTgtcaattatgaataaaatccAGCCTTCTCAGCTTGCGGAAGAACAAAGAAATGCTGCCAGGCTGTTCAAGCAGCTTCAGAATCAAATTCAGACCATTATATCGATTGGAAATCCCACAGTTGTCGATGTGAAGGAGATGATGGAAAAAGTGTTGGCCCTTGACAAGGCATACCCGCTTCCTCTTCTGGGAGCGATGCTCGAGAAGTTCCCGGCGAAGGTGGAGCCCGCTGTTTGGTGGCCGGAGCAAAGAAGGAAGCAGTCAAAAGGAAATACAGGTTACAACGGCTGGAACGGGAAGCTGGAAGAAGAAATGAGAGAAATAGTTAAAGTCATAAGAATAAAAGACAAAGAAGATTACTTGAGATTGGGTACAAAGGCACTAAATCTCAACAAAGTTCTTTCTGTTGCCGGTCCCGTGCTGACGGGTTTAGCCGCCGTGGGCTCCTCTCTTGTCGGCTCACCTTCTCATGGTAATTGGGCTGTGGTTCTGGGAGTTGTCGGCGGCGCGTTGGCGAGTGTGGTAAACAGTTTGGAGCACGGGGGGCAGGTGGGAATGGTGTTTGAAATGTACAGGAGCAACGCTGGATTCTTCAAGCTGATGGAAGAGTCAATTGAATCAAACTtgagagaagaagagagggagagaaggGAGAACGGGGAGGTGTTTGAAATGAAGGTGGGTCTGCAGCTGGGAAGGAGTTTGTCGCAGCTGAGAGATCTTGCGGCGGCGGCGTCTGTTAAAGGGGAAGACATTGAAGAGTTTGCGAGCAAGCTTTTCTGA
- the LOC105175417 gene encoding S-type anion channel SLAH1 has product MGEQVPQSPISVVIDPPIIITATANPQEPKEAASPSDSILSRLHAGYFRICLSFGAQVLLWKTLNEHVNETNSIHSIFHTHSFPSTAFFLLYWLALCTLILLSFLYILRCIFYFRLVKAEFLHHVGVNCLFLPWISWLLLLQAIPFAKETKNFPCQMLWWIFIVPVVILDIKIYGQWFTTEKRFLSMVANPTSQLSVMGNLVGAWAAARMGWKESGVCIFSLGLAHYLVVFITLYQRLSGARHFPAMLRPAFFLFVAAPSTASLAWSSISGSFEVPCKMLFFLSLFLFTSLICRPSLFRKSMKRFNTAWWTYSFPLTFLALASAEYTREVKGVVASGLMLILSTLSVLVFLGVLIVTAANTHTLLRENDACLN; this is encoded by the exons ATGGGAGAACAAGTGCCTCAGTCTCCAATTTCAGTTGTCATTGACCCTCCCATCATCATCACCGCAACTGCTAATCCTCAAGAACCCAAAGAAGCAGCTTCTCCTTCTGATTCAATTTTAAGCAGGCTCCATGCGGGCTATTTCAGAATATGTCTCTCTTTTGGGGCCCAAGTTTTGCTGTGGAAGACTCTGAATGAACATGTCAATGAGACAAATTCTATCCACAGTATATTTCACACTCATTCTTTCCCTTCAACAGCTTTCTTCCTGCTCTATTGGCTCGCCCTATGCACTCTCATTCTACTCTCCTTTCTTTACATTTTGAGGTGCATATTCTACTTCCGGCTGGTGAAAGCCGAGTTCTTGCACCATGTCGGTGTAAACTGTCTCTTTCTTCCCTGGATTTCATGGCTTCTTTTGCTTCAAGCGATCCCATTTGCGAAAGAGACAAAGAATTTTCCGTGTCAGATGCTGTGGTGGATTTTTATCGTTCCGGTTGTGATACttgacataaaaatttatggacAGTGGTTCACCACAGAGAAGAGGTTTTTGTCGATGGTGGCAAATCCGACTAGCCAGTTATCTGTGATGGGGAACTTGGTAGGCGCCTGGGCTGCGGCCCGGATGGGGTGGAAGGAGAGCGGTGTATGCATATTTTCACTTGGTTTGGCGCACTACTTGGTAGTGTTTATCACGCTTTATCAACGTTTATCTGGTGCGCGCCATTTTCCAGCAATGCTTCGGCCTGCTTTCTTCTTGTTTGTGGCTGCACCAAGCACTGCTAGTTTAGCCTGGAGCTCCATTTCTGGGAGTTTTGAAGTGCCATGCAAAATGCTGTTTTTTCTGTCACTCTTCCTCTTCACGTCCTTG ATCTGTCGGCCATCACTTTTCCGGAAATCGATGAAGAGGTTTAATACAGCATGGTGGACTTACTCCTTCCCTCTAACCTTTCTGGCGCTGGCCTCCGCAGAATACACACGAGAGGTGAAGGGAGTTGTGGCATCCGGACTAATGCTCATACTCTCCACACTATCAGTGTTGGTTTTTCTTGGAGTTCTGATAGTCACTGCCGCCAACACCCACACGCTTCTGCGGGAAAATGATGCCTGTTTAAATTAA
- the LOC105175326 gene encoding B-cell receptor-associated protein 31, translated as MIQLLFTLIFAEMTLIVVFVFKTPLRKLVIMGLDRVKRGRGPVVVKTVAATIFVVMMASVYNAVAIQRRWIQDGEANPTDQILFANHILEASLMGFALFLALMIDRLHHYIRELRIRRKTMEAVKKQSRVFEDSKPPATEEIKALEEETIALRGRIKDLETQLEEKNKESGSAEANAMALKKQSEGFLLEYDRLLEENQNLRSQLQSLDRKFSLSDGKKVM; from the exons aTGATCCAGttgctattcacccttatATTCGCTGAGATGACGCTGATCGTGGTGTTCGTCTTCAAGACTCCGCTGAGAAAGCTGGTGATAATGGGCCTGGACCGTGTCAAACGTGGCCGCGGCCCCGTCGTTGTCAAGACGGTTGCCGCCACAATTTTTGTGGTGATGATGGCCAGCGTGTACAATGCGGTGGCGATCCAGAGGCGTTGGATCCAAGATGGTGAAGCCAACCCAACGGATCAGATTCTCTTTGCTAACCACATTCTGGAAGCTTCTCTCATGG GATTTGCACTATTCCTTGCCCTGATGATTGACAGACTGCACCACTATATCCGAGAACTGCGAATAAGGAGGAAGACCATGGAAGCTGTAAAGAAACAAAGCCGAGTTTTTGAGGATAGTAAGCCTCCTGCTACAGAGGAAATCAAAGCATTGGAAGAAGAGACGATTGCACTGCGTGGAAGGATTAAGGATCTCGAGACACAACTTgaggaaaagaataaagagtCCGGCAGCGCAGAAGCCAATGCAATGGCTTTGAAGAAGCAGTCAGAAGGTTTTCTTCTTGAATATGACCGGTTGCTTGAAGAAAACCAGAACCTTCGAAGCCAATTGCAATCTCTAGATCGGAAATTTTCATTATCTGATGGCAAGAAAGTTATGTAA